AATTGTTTAATAGAACTTTCCTCGAACATGATCTGGTTGGCATTTAAAATGTCAAAAGGATTTAATCCGAATACACTTTGCACTTTAACATTCTTCAAATTGCCCAGCCATGTTTCTCTGGCCTTTTTCTCTTTGGATACATAAAGAATTTTCTGATCGGCAATATCTAAATCGGTAAGTATACCGTTAAAATCCTTAACTTTGCTAAGTTCCTTGCCAATTGCTTCTTCATGTTTCAAAATTATTGTATTGTTAACTTTATCGCTTAAAACTCCGAAAAGAACTTTTCTTTGAACTTTTTTATTAACTTTAAGCTCTCTTTTAATATTCTGCGGCCCGAAGGTAACTCCGCCGCCAACCCATAAAGGTGATCTGATACTACCAGACCTGGCACGTCCTGTACCTTTTTGTTTCCATGGCTTTCTACCTCCGCCGGCTACTTCTGTACGAGTTTTTACCTTGGCAGTTTTTTCGCGCTTATTATGCAGATAACACATAAGCACAAAATGGACCAGTTCCTTTTCCACTTCAATTTTAAAAATTTTTTCACTGACTTTTACTTCGTCAATTTTTTTATCTTTTAAGTTATAAGTTTTTACTTTTGTCATCATTTATTCCTTAATTGTAAACTTTCACTGTTCCGCCAACCGCTCCCGGTACTGCGCCTTTTACAAGTATTAATTTTTTTTCGGGCATCACTTTATAAATTTTCAAATTTTTAACTGTAACCAAACAATTACCGTAATGTCCTGCAGTTTTTTGACCTTTCCAGACTTTAGCCTGACCGGTTCCCGCACCGCTGGTGCCTTTACGACGATGATGTTTTGAACCATGGCTGATTGGGCCAATGGTAAAATTATATCTTTTTACTGTTCCGGTAAAGCCACGACCTTTAATAATTCCGGAAACATTAACTTTTTCATTGTCCTTAAAAATATCTACTTTCAATTCTTCTCCTGCATTATATGTATCTATATTTTTAAGTCTGATCTCGTGTATTTTTTTAAAAAACTTGCCGGCAGCTTTAAATTGACCAGCCGCAGGTTTGGTCAACTTTTCTTCCTTCACTTCTCTGGAACCAACTTTTAAAGCCTGATAACCATTCTTGTCAGCTGTTTTCTTGCTGACGATAAAATTATCGCATGCTTCCAGTACAGTCACGACAACAACTTGACCTTTGTCATCGAACATCTGTGTCATGCCAATTTTTTTTGTAATTAATCCTTTATTTAATTCTTTCATCTTTGATTATCCTATCAATAGTTGTAATGTCTATCCCAGTTTAATTTCTATGTCGACTCCAGCTGGTAAATCCAATTGCATCAGGGCATCGATTGTTGATGCGGGAGGATTGATAATATCAATTAAACGTTTATGAGTACGGATTTCGAAATGCTCTCCGCCTCTTTTGTTAACATGTGGTGATTTCAATACACACCATACACTGCGATCGGTAGGCAGCGGCACAGGACCAATGACTTTTGCCCCTGATCTCTGTGCCGTACCAACTATCTTTTCACTTGATTGGTCTAAAACTCTGTAATCAAATGCTTTCAGTTTAATCCTGACTTTCTGCGCGACTTTTGTTTTTTGAGTTCCAGTAATTGCTTTTTTCTTTGTTGTTACCATTTTTTTCTCTTACTTTAGGCTATAATTGATGTAACTACTCCTGCTCCTACAGTTCTGCCACCTTCACGGATAGCAAATCTTAATCCTTCTTCGATAGCAATAGGAGTAATGAGCTCGACCACCATGTTGACGTTATCTCCAGGCATTACCATTTCTACGTTTTGCGGCAGTTGAATAGTACCTGTTACATCAGTTGTTCTCATATAAAACTGCGGTCTGTATCCATTAAAAAATGGAGTATGTCGTCCGCCTTCTTCTTTTTTCAACACATAAACTTCAGCGTTAAACTTGGTATGTGGATTAATACTTCCCTTACGTGCTATAACCTGTCCTCTGAAAAGTTCATTTTTTTCTATACCTCTCAGAAGTAAACCGACGTTATCACCGGCCATACCTTCGTCCAAAGTTTTTCTGAACATTTCCACACCGGTTACAACTACAGTTTTTGCCTTTTCCATCATACCTACAATTTCAACTTCTTCACCAACTTTTACTTTGCCTCTTTCAATACGGCCCGTACCTACAGTACCACGACCTGTTATTGAAAATACGTCTTCAACAGGCATCAAAAATGGCTTTTCAACATCGCGTTTAGGTGTCGGTATATATTCATCAACAGCTTTAAGCAGTTGAAAAATTGCTTTTACATTAGGATCATCTGGTTTTGTCGCATTTTCCAGAGCCTTTAAAGCAGAACCTCTGATAATAGGTATCTCATCTCCGGGGAATTTATATTTGGTCAATAATTCTCTTACTTCCATTTCAACCAAATCAATCAGTTCCGGATCATCTACCATATCGACTTTATTTAAGAAAACAATAATATAAGGTACATTAACCTGGTGTGCTAAAAGAATATGCTCCCTGGTTTGAGGCATCGGACCATCAGCAGCGGATACTACAAGAATAGCTCCGTCCATCTGCGCAGCTCCGGTAATCATATTCTTTACATAGTCTGCGTGTCCCGGACAGTCAACGTGGGCATAATGTCTGGCATCAGTTTCATATTCCACGTGAGCGGTATTGATTGTAATACCTCTTTCTTTTTCTTCAGGTGCGCTGTCGATCTGATCATAATCAATTTTCTTCGCTTTACCTACTGTTGCCAATACTGCGGTAATTGCAGATGTCAGCGTGGTCTTTCCATGATCTACGTGACCAATTGTTCCAACGTTTACGTGCGGTTTTTTTCTCTCAAATTTTTCTCTAGCCATTTTATCCTCCTTTTAATAAATAAAGCTTATTTAGCCCCTTTAACTTTCGCAATAATGGCTTCTGCCTGACTCTTCGGTACTTCTTCATAGTATGCAGGTTGCATAGTGTAGTCCCCTCTACCTTGAGTCTTACTTCTTAAATCCGTTGAGTATCCAAACATTTCTGCAAGTGGTACCTTGCAGCGAACTTTCTGATTTTTACCTATAGGTTCCATACCGTCAATTTTTCCTCTGCGTGAATTTAAGTCTCCGATTACATCTCCCATGTTACCTTCGGGACATACTACTTCTACGTCCATAATCGGTTCCAGTATAACCGGATTGGCTTTTAAAGCACCTTCCTTCAAGGCCATTGAACCGGCTATTTTAAAGGCCATTTCCGAAGAGTCAACTTCATGAAATGAACCGTCATACAATGTTGCCTTAACATCCACCAATGGATATCCGGCAAGCACACCATTTACCAATGCTTCCTTAATTCCTTTTTCAACGGCAGGTATATATTCCCTGGGAATTACACCGCCCTTAATTGCATTTTCAAATTCAAAACCTTTATTTCTCTCCAGTGGCTCAATTCTAATATAAACATGACCATATTGTCCACGGCCGCCAGATTGTCTGATAAATTTTCCTTCCTGTTCTACAGTGCCACGAATTGTTTCTTTATAAGCAACTTGTGGTTTACCTACATTTGCTTCTACTTTAAATTCTCTTAATAAACGATCGACAATAATTTCCAGATGTAATTCTCCCATACCTTCAATTATGGTCTGATTAGTTTCATGATCAATACGCACCTTGAATGTCGGATCTTCTTCAGCCAGTCTTTGCAAGGCTAAAGATAATTTTTCCTGGTCTGCTTTGGTTTTTGGTTCAATGGCAACAGAAATAACCGGATCAGGAAAATCCATAGACTCCAGCAATATCTGTGAAGATTCATCACATAATGTATCTCCTGTTGTTGTTACCTTAAGACCAACAGCTGCACAAATTTCTCCCGTTCCTACATCAGCAATTTCTTCTCTTGTATTGGCGTGCATCAGCAGTAAGCGGCCGATACGTTCTTTGGTATTTTTTGTACTGTTTAATATATAAGAACCTGCTTTTAATATCCCGGAATAAACCCTGAAGTAAGTTAATTTACCTACATAAGGATCTGTTGCTATCTTAAAAGCCAGC
The nucleotide sequence above comes from Candidatus Margulisiibacteriota bacterium. Encoded proteins:
- the fusA gene encoding elongation factor G; this translates as MERKVPLNKIRNIGIAAHIDAGKTTLTERILYYTGRSYKIGEVHEGTAIMDWMPQEQERGITITSAATTCFWNTTRINIIDTPGHVDFTVEVERSLRVLDGMVAVFCGVGCVQPQSETVWRQATKYHVPRIVFVNKMDRVGADFYKVVQEVKDKLGAKPVVLQIPIGREDQFVGIVDIIAQKAYKWHGDDLGVKFDEIEIPDDLKESAKKYYDEAVEISAEFDDKLMEKYYHGEALTKEEIVSGIRKGTIDCKIVPCTCGSAFKNKGIQTLLDCVLAYLPAPIDLPETKGIDPKTGDEITRKVDDKEKFAALAFKIATDPYVGKLTYFRVYSGILKAGSYILNSTKNTKERIGRLLLMHANTREEIADVGTGEICAAVGLKVTTTGDTLCDESSQILLESMDFPDPVISVAIEPKTKADQEKLSLALQRLAEEDPTFKVRIDHETNQTIIEGMGELHLEIIVDRLLREFKVEANVGKPQVAYKETIRGTVEQEGKFIRQSGGRGQYGHVYIRIEPLERNKGFEFENAIKGGVIPREYIPAVEKGIKEALVNGVLAGYPLVDVKATLYDGSFHEVDSSEMAFKIAGSMALKEGALKANPVILEPIMDVEVVCPEGNMGDVIGDLNSRRGKIDGMEPIGKNQKVRCKVPLAEMFGYSTDLRSKTQGRGDYTMQPAYYEEVPKSQAEAIIAKVKGAK
- the tuf gene encoding elongation factor Tu; protein product: MAREKFERKKPHVNVGTIGHVDHGKTTLTSAITAVLATVGKAKKIDYDQIDSAPEEKERGITINTAHVEYETDARHYAHVDCPGHADYVKNMITGAAQMDGAILVVSAADGPMPQTREHILLAHQVNVPYIIVFLNKVDMVDDPELIDLVEMEVRELLTKYKFPGDEIPIIRGSALKALENATKPDDPNVKAIFQLLKAVDEYIPTPKRDVEKPFLMPVEDVFSITGRGTVGTGRIERGKVKVGEEVEIVGMMEKAKTVVVTGVEMFRKTLDEGMAGDNVGLLLRGIEKNELFRGQVIARKGSINPHTKFNAEVYVLKKEEGGRHTPFFNGYRPQFYMRTTDVTGTIQLPQNVEMVMPGDNVNMVVELITPIAIEEGLRFAIREGGRTVGAGVVTSIIA
- the rplD gene encoding 50S ribosomal protein L4 yields the protein MMTKVKTYNLKDKKIDEVKVSEKIFKIEVEKELVHFVLMCYLHNKREKTAKVKTRTEVAGGGRKPWKQKGTGRARSGSIRSPLWVGGGVTFGPQNIKRELKVNKKVQRKVLFGVLSDKVNNTIILKHEEAIGKELSKVKDFNGILTDLDIADQKILYVSKEKKARETWLGNLKNVKVQSVFGLNPFDILNANQIMFEESSIKQLEEIYSKNG
- the rpsJ gene encoding 30S ribosomal protein S10; amino-acid sequence: MVTTKKKAITGTQKTKVAQKVRIKLKAFDYRVLDQSSEKIVGTAQRSGAKVIGPVPLPTDRSVWCVLKSPHVNKRGGEHFEIRTHKRLIDIINPPASTIDALMQLDLPAGVDIEIKLG
- the rplC gene encoding 50S ribosomal protein L3, which gives rise to MKELNKGLITKKIGMTQMFDDKGQVVVVTVLEACDNFIVSKKTADKNGYQALKVGSREVKEEKLTKPAAGQFKAAGKFFKKIHEIRLKNIDTYNAGEELKVDIFKDNEKVNVSGIIKGRGFTGTVKRYNFTIGPISHGSKHHRRKGTSGAGTGQAKVWKGQKTAGHYGNCLVTVKNLKIYKVMPEKKLILVKGAVPGAVGGTVKVYN